In the genome of Pseudomonas bubulae, one region contains:
- a CDS encoding DUF3310 domain-containing protein, producing MSALEKQVSGDHYKSLKIQPIEFIHANGIPFAEGSVIKYVTRWRDKGGIADLEKAKHFLEILIELERKVVIE from the coding sequence ATGAGCGCACTTGAAAAACAGGTGTCTGGCGATCACTACAAGTCGTTGAAAATTCAACCTATTGAGTTCATTCACGCTAATGGCATTCCGTTTGCCGAGGGCAGCGTTATCAAGTACGTGACCCGTTGGCGTGACAAAGGTGGCATTGCCGATTTGGAGAAGGCGAAGCACTTTCTTGAAATCCTGATTGAGCTTGAGCGCAAGGTGGTGATCGAGTGA
- the dnaB gene encoding replicative DNA helicase, with amino-acid sequence MRDPYSVEAEHGVLGAMFLRPELIDILSADLAVDDFYYQDNAALYRGILALHAEGKPADAVTVGVYLGELPSSKNATWYAAEITRNTPSAANAASYAITVRERSLDRAMIALSDRINEIAHSDQPTVDKVAAVQAEAQAIDSQSATSEVVMAEDILDDYIEVLQARADRGEGIDGLSTGIPDLDAKLQGLKAEQLIIIAGRPAMGKTTLAMNIASHAAIRESKSVMVFSLEMNKTGLMDRFMASEGRIPLQLIKNGTAPQRHGAELMSAAGKLKHSKLSISDRGSMTINRIRSSARRHKRRHGLDLIVIDYLQLLESDSRTFSREQEVSYMTRCAKLMARELGIPVIMLSQLSRKCEERPNKRPLCSDLRESGAIEQDADIILFVYRDEVYHEHSDAKGIAEIIIGKGRDIEAGTVRTAFLGQYSRFEQLAAGWVETPTVQKVTSMASRYSKEKF; translated from the coding sequence ATGCGTGATCCCTACAGCGTTGAGGCCGAACACGGCGTGCTGGGTGCGATGTTCCTGCGCCCTGAGCTGATCGACATCCTGAGTGCGGACCTGGCTGTCGATGATTTTTACTACCAGGACAACGCAGCCCTGTATCGCGGCATTCTGGCCTTGCACGCCGAAGGCAAGCCGGCCGATGCCGTCACGGTGGGCGTTTACTTGGGTGAGTTGCCCAGCAGCAAGAACGCCACTTGGTATGCGGCTGAAATCACCCGCAACACGCCAAGCGCTGCCAATGCCGCCTCATACGCCATCACCGTGCGCGAGCGCAGCCTCGATCGGGCCATGATCGCGCTCAGCGATCGCATCAACGAGATTGCCCACAGCGACCAGCCGACCGTGGACAAGGTCGCGGCTGTGCAGGCTGAGGCCCAGGCCATCGATAGCCAGTCGGCCACGTCCGAAGTGGTGATGGCCGAAGACATTCTGGATGACTACATCGAGGTTTTGCAGGCCCGGGCAGATCGCGGGGAGGGCATCGACGGCCTGTCTACCGGTATTCCTGATCTGGACGCCAAGCTTCAAGGGCTCAAGGCCGAGCAATTGATCATCATCGCCGGGCGCCCCGCGATGGGTAAGACCACCCTGGCCATGAACATCGCCTCCCATGCCGCCATTCGCGAGAGCAAGAGCGTGATGGTGTTCAGTCTGGAAATGAACAAAACCGGCCTTATGGATCGCTTTATGGCGTCCGAAGGGCGTATCCCCCTGCAACTGATCAAGAACGGTACAGCACCGCAGCGCCACGGCGCCGAGCTGATGAGCGCTGCCGGAAAGCTCAAGCACTCCAAGTTGTCGATCTCTGATCGCGGCTCGATGACGATCAATCGGATTCGCTCGTCTGCCCGCCGTCACAAGCGCCGTCACGGTCTGGATTTGATCGTGATCGACTATCTGCAGCTCCTGGAATCCGACTCGCGCACGTTCAGCCGGGAGCAGGAGGTCAGTTACATGACTCGTTGCGCCAAGCTGATGGCTCGCGAGCTGGGTATTCCGGTGATCATGCTCAGCCAGCTTTCGCGCAAATGCGAAGAGCGCCCCAACAAGCGCCCGCTGTGCTCAGACCTGCGCGAGTCCGGCGCCATCGAGCAAGACGCGGACATCATCCTGTTTGTGTACCGCGACGAGGTTTACCACGAACACAGCGACGCCAAAGGCATCGCAGAAATCATCATCGGCAAGGGCCGAGATATTGAAGCCGGAACTGTACGCACGGCCTTTCTTGGCCAGTACAGCCGATTCGAACAACTGGCGGCGGGCTGGGTTGAGACGCCAACGGTTCAGAAGGTCACCAGCATGGCTAGCCGATACAGCAAGGAGAAGTTCTGA
- a CDS encoding helix-turn-helix domain-containing protein, with amino-acid sequence MSTIIMSACWPLQGMSPTQKAVLISLADNASDEGVCWPSINTIGIRTCLSERAVRGALRWLEEAGVLVSNQRYGRSTWYTITPAGYAPGTKCPPAADAPPPRQEVPVTPAAAAPRTVKEPSIEPSPLGDGSNPLKVSKPKCDPQAIVDLFNNTLPGLPQVAMLTKDRKTKINARWNESDVHQDLDFWADFFALVGESEFLMGQGEGRNGGKPFRATFDWLIAPSNFVKVVEGNYNA; translated from the coding sequence ATGAGCACGATCATCATGAGCGCCTGCTGGCCGCTGCAAGGCATGAGCCCCACCCAGAAAGCTGTGCTGATCAGCCTTGCCGACAATGCAAGCGATGAGGGCGTTTGCTGGCCTTCGATCAACACCATCGGTATTCGCACTTGCTTGTCAGAACGCGCTGTTCGTGGCGCATTGCGCTGGCTGGAAGAGGCCGGTGTTTTGGTCAGCAATCAGCGTTATGGCCGGTCAACCTGGTACACGATAACCCCGGCAGGATATGCCCCCGGCACTAAATGCCCCCCGGCAGCAGATGCCCCACCACCCCGGCAGGAGGTGCCGGTTACCCCGGCAGCAGCTGCCCCCAGAACCGTAAAGGAACCATCAATTGAACCGTCACCTCTCGGGGATGGTTCGAATCCACTGAAAGTCTCGAAGCCGAAGTGCGACCCACAGGCCATCGTTGACCTGTTCAACAACACCCTTCCAGGGCTGCCACAAGTGGCGATGCTCACCAAGGATCGAAAAACCAAGATCAATGCGCGCTGGAACGAAAGTGACGTGCACCAGGATCTGGATTTCTGGGCTGACTTCTTCGCCCTGGTTGGAGAAAGTGAATTCCTGATGGGGCAGGGTGAAGGCCGCAACGGCGGCAAGCCATTCCGCGCCACCTTCGACTGGCTGATCGCCCCGAGCAACTTCGTCAAGGTTGTGGAGGGTAATTACAATGCGTGA